Below is a genomic region from Staphylococcus carnosus.
TTAAAGTTGAAGATAATGTGATTATTGCGGGAAGCGGTGCAGCGATTATCGATGTATCTCGTAAAGCACGTGATTATTCCTTAACAGGTTTAGAATTCGCTTGCGGTATACCCGGTTCAATCGGCGGCGCTGTATTTATGAATGCAGGTGCTTATGGCGGTGAGGTCCGTGATTGTATCGAACATGCAGTTTGTGTCAATGAACGCGGAGAAATCGTCACATTAACACGCGATGAGTTAGAACTTGGTTACCGCAGCAGTATTGTTCAAAAACAACATTTAGTGGTGCTTGAAGCATCCTTTAATTTAGCACCTGGTAATCAAGAAGAAATTCAATCTGTGATGGATGACCTGACAAATCGTCGTGAAACAAAACAACCGCTTGAATACCCTTCTTGCGGCAGTGTTTTCCAAAGACCACCCGGCCACTTTGCCGGTAAATTAATCCAAGATTCTGAGCTGCAAGGCCATCGCATCGGCGGCGTAGAAGTTTCAAAAAAACATGCTGGTTTCATGGTCAACGTAGATAACGGGACTGCAACTGATTATGAAGATTTAATACATCACGTGCAAAACGTTGTTAAAGAAAAATTCGATGTAGAATTGCATCCAGAAGTACGTATTATCGGCGATCATCCAGAAGAGCATCAATAAGGATTTACATTTATGACAGAATACGATAAAAATGGTACACCTATTGTACATGGTATCGATTTAGATCACGAAACACGCTGCACACACTATCATACACCGCTTGATGTGGTAGCAATGCGCTTCAAATGCTGTGATAAGTATTATGCATGCATTCATTGTCATAATGAATGCGAAGACCATGAACCAATACCTTGGTCTAAAGATGAGCAAGATACATTGGCTGTGATGTGCGGTGTCTGTAAATATGAAATGACTATTCGTGAATATGTAAACACTGATCAATGTCCGAATTGCAGCGCATCCTTTAATCCAAGGTGCGAAGCGTATTATCCTTATTATTTTACTTTATAAAATCTCATAAAAGCTGAAATGACTTAATCGTTGTTTCAGCTTTTAAATTTGTATAAAAAGGAGTCATTGAATTGGAACAAGAAAAAGTTTCACACAAAGGGCTTAAAGCTCTCAAATTCTCAGGTACTTTATGCTTGATTTTAGGCCCTGTTACGACGATTATACAAATCTATTCTGACACTACTCATCAATCTACTACATTGATTATCCCTCCGTTTTTCTACATAGCCTCAATACTCCTATACCTTATTTTCGATATTTTGATCAAAGACAAAAAAAGAATAATCACAGATATCGTAATTTTCATTTTTATTTTATTGATTTTCATTCTTTAACTTCAAACATTAATTTACGTAATAGAATTGCTCAAAGAATATATCACCCCAATTAATAGCTTCTCATAAAGAAATACACCAATTCCCTTTAATATAGGCAATTGGTGTATTTTTCAGAGATTTAAACCCCCATTCAAACCTCTTTCAACATATTTTTATTCTACAACTTTTTTCAATTCATCAATTTGTTTCATTGTAGTTGTTGTTGAACCTGATGCGAAGTACCATAATTTTGGATCAAGTTCATAAACTTTATCATCTTTGATTGCTTTAACATTTTTAATAACCGCATTTCCTAATGTTTGTTTCGCAGTTGATTTTTCTCCAATTGCTTGGCCGCGGTCCATTGCTAAAATAACATCAGGATTTTTCTCGTTAATATATTCATTTGTAACGTTTTGACCATGTGAACCTGCTTTAACATTTTTATCAGCAGGTTTAAAACCTAAAGTATTATATACAAGACTGCCGAAACGTTCTTTAGGACCGTAAGTTGATAATTCACCTTCGTTAACAAGTAAATACATGACTGTTTTATCGAATTTTTTCGTTTTGTCTTTCATGTCTGCAATTTTATTATCTAAGTCTTTATTCAAATCTTTGGCTTTATCTTCTTTATCGTAGATTTTACCTAAGTTTTCAGTGTTTTGTTTCATTGATTTCACATAATCTTTATCATCTGCACCTACATATACTACTTTAGCTTTCGGTGCTGCTTTTTTGAATTCATCGATATTTTTTTGATTAGCTGTTCTACCGGAAATAAAGATTACTTCTGGTTTAGCTTGTGCCACTTTATCGAAATTCACTTCTTTTAAAGAACCTGTGTTGATATACTTATCATCTTTAAATTCTTTTAAGAAATCAGGTAAAGAACTGTTGTTTTCACCTTTAGGCATACCTTTGACTTTATCAGCAACGCCTAATGCTTTTAATGTATCTAATGCACCATAATCTAAGACAATCGCATTTTTAGGATTTACTGGTACGTCTACTGTATTTTTCACTTGCTTAGCATCACTGCCTTTTGGATCTTTACCACTTAACTCATAGTTGTTTTCAATCTTAACTGTTTTTTGATCTGACTCGCCTTTTTTAGATTCATCCTTTGATGAACTGTCATTGCTGCAAGCTGCAAATAAAAACATTATACTAATTAATAAAAATAAGCCTAGTTTCTTCATTTTTTCTCTTTTCCTCCTAGAATGTGTGTGGTTCCCATCTTATATAGCCGCGATAAAATCGGCATCACCCCTCTCAAAGTTGTCGGTTTAATCGTAGTAAAGACAGATTCTTTGGCCATTCACAGATTCTATTTGTACATCCATATCATAGAGGCATTTCAATGTATCTGGTTGTATCACTTCATCTTTATGCGCTGCTTTAATCAATTGTCCATCTTTCATCGCAATCACATCATCTGAATAACAAGAAGCAAAATTGATGTCATGCAGTACGATAATAATCGTTTTGCCGACTTCATGTGTTAATTGACGTAAGGTTTTCATAATTTGTACTGAGTATTTCATGTCTAAGTTGTTTAAAGGTTCATCAAGGAGTATATATTCTGTATCTTGTGCTATTGTCATTGCAATATACGCACGTTGTCTTTGACCGCCTGAAAGTGTTTTTAAGTTTCGGTCTTTAATTTCTTGTAGTTGAAGCAGATCTAATGCTTCATTAATTTTATGCTTATCAAATTTTGTTAAACGCCCTTTTGAATAAGGGAAACGTCCGAATGCGACAAGTTGTTCTACAGTAATATTCAATTCAGTGTGGTTTGTTTGTTTTAAGACTGAGAGTTTTTTCGCAATCTCATTGCTTTTAAACTGATCTAGTGATGCATCTTCGAGATTGATTTCTCCAGAATCAACGTCAATCAAGCGGCTGATAGCAGAAAGCAACGTACTCTTACCAGCACCATTCGGTCCAATTAAAGAAGTCAGTCTACCTTTTTGAATCGTCACATCAATCGATTGCAATATAGGTTTATCTTGAATAGATTTATTCAAATTTTTAACACTGATCATTGTACATTCCTCCTACTGATTAATAGATAAATAAAGTATGTGCCGCCGACTAAGTTAATCAAAATGCTGACTTCAGTTGTCGCTTCAAAGAGATGTTCTACAATCCATTCAGCTGAAAACAAACTGATCCAACTCAGCATGATCGTAGCTGGCAATAAAAACTTATGTTCATATGTTTTCATAATTTCATGTGCGACATTAATGGTTAAAAGCCCTAAGAATGTAATCGGACCTACAAGTGCTGTCGCTATCGCGGTAAGCAATGCGACCATTATCATTAATAAGCGTGTCACGCGTGTGTAATTCACACCTAAGTTCATCGCTTGTGCTTTTCCTAATAATAGAACATCGAGGTAAGGTAAAACCCTGATTGTTATGATGATAAGTACTAAAAGCACTACGCCGCAGACAGCTACTAATTTTTCATTTGACGCATTAAAGTTCGCAAACATCGAACTTTGAACTGCTAAAAATTCTTCAGGATTAATAACTAATTCTAAAAAGCCTGTAATACTGCGGAAAAAGGTTCCAAGAATCACGCCGATTAAAAGTATGAAATACACGGAAAAATTACCGTGTTTAAAAATGACTTGGAAAAGCAGTAATGCGAATAATATCATTGCAACTAAAGTTAATGTAAAGTTTAAATATAAATTAGTGACCACAAGCGATTGGACACCAAAGACAAAGATGAGCAATACTTTGATAAACATGTAAACAGCATCTAACCCCATCATTGAAGGTGTCAGCAACCGATTGACTGTTATCGCTTGGAATATAATGACAGATGTACCAATTGCAGCTCCGACTAGTATCATTAAAATTAATTTACGCACACGACTTTGAAGTTGATATTCTAAAATATCCCAATCTATTCCGAGAAATAGATAAAGTCCGCCTGTAAGAAGTGTGATTGCGATGAGTATGGTTAATTTTGTTGTCAGATGATTAGCTTTCATAGTTGCGGCTTCCTTTCAACAACATGGCTAGGAATATAAATGTTCCGAACACCCCGAGTGTGAGTCCGATATTGATTTCATATGGGTAGACAATCAATCTTCCGAGTATATCTGAAAATAAAACAAATATCGCGCCAAGTAACACTGTGTGCGGTAAGGCGTGTTTCAAATGGTCGCCACGGTAGATGGAAACAATATTTGGTACGATTAAGCCTAAGAACGGTAGTGCTCCGACTGTCACAACGACTAAAGCTGTCATTGTTGCTGTAATCGTAAGACCGAACATCATAATACGTTCATAGTTGACACCTAAGTTATGACTGAAGTCTTTGCCCATTCCAGCGATTGTAAAATAGTTTGCGAAAGTATATGTAACAATGAGCAATGGGATGCTGAGATATAGGATTTCATAACGTCCACTGGTAATAATGGCAAAATTACCGTTCAACCAGTTCCCGATGCTTTGGACAGCATTGGTGCGTAAAGCGATAAAAGTTGTGAGACTCGAGATAATGCCGCCAATCATGATACCG
It encodes:
- the murB gene encoding UDP-N-acetylmuramate dehydrogenase gives rise to the protein MHKDDILKELKKVLPEEIIKVDEPLKRYTYTQTGGNADFYLSPTTNEQVQAINHLARMNNIPVTYLGNGSNIIIREGGIRGIVLSLLSMDYIKVEDNVIIAGSGAAIIDVSRKARDYSLTGLEFACGIPGSIGGAVFMNAGAYGGEVRDCIEHAVCVNERGEIVTLTRDELELGYRSSIVQKQHLVVLEASFNLAPGNQEEIQSVMDDLTNRRETKQPLEYPSCGSVFQRPPGHFAGKLIQDSELQGHRIGGVEVSKKHAGFMVNVDNGTATDYEDLIHHVQNVVKEKFDVELHPEVRIIGDHPEEHQ
- a CDS encoding CHY zinc finger protein, whose amino-acid sequence is MTEYDKNGTPIVHGIDLDHETRCTHYHTPLDVVAMRFKCCDKYYACIHCHNECEDHEPIPWSKDEQDTLAVMCGVCKYEMTIREYVNTDQCPNCSASFNPRCEAYYPYYFTL
- a CDS encoding ferrated catecholamine ABC transporter substrate-binding lipoprotein SstD; translation: MKKLGLFLLISIMFLFAACSNDSSSKDESKKGESDQKTVKIENNYELSGKDPKGSDAKQVKNTVDVPVNPKNAIVLDYGALDTLKALGVADKVKGMPKGENNSSLPDFLKEFKDDKYINTGSLKEVNFDKVAQAKPEVIFISGRTANQKNIDEFKKAAPKAKVVYVGADDKDYVKSMKQNTENLGKIYDKEDKAKDLNKDLDNKIADMKDKTKKFDKTVMYLLVNEGELSTYGPKERFGSLVYNTLGFKPADKNVKAGSHGQNVTNEYINEKNPDVILAMDRGQAIGEKSTAKQTLGNAVIKNVKAIKDDKVYELDPKLWYFASGSTTTTMKQIDELKKVVE
- a CDS encoding ABC transporter ATP-binding protein, coding for MISVKNLNKSIQDKPILQSIDVTIQKGRLTSLIGPNGAGKSTLLSAISRLIDVDSGEINLEDASLDQFKSNEIAKKLSVLKQTNHTELNITVEQLVAFGRFPYSKGRLTKFDKHKINEALDLLQLQEIKDRNLKTLSGGQRQRAYIAMTIAQDTEYILLDEPLNNLDMKYSVQIMKTLRQLTHEVGKTIIIVLHDINFASCYSDDVIAMKDGQLIKAAHKDEVIQPDTLKCLYDMDVQIESVNGQRICLYYD
- a CDS encoding iron chelate uptake ABC transporter family permease subunit; translation: MKANHLTTKLTILIAITLLTGGLYLFLGIDWDILEYQLQSRVRKLILMILVGAAIGTSVIIFQAITVNRLLTPSMMGLDAVYMFIKVLLIFVFGVQSLVVTNLYLNFTLTLVAMILFALLLFQVIFKHGNFSVYFILLIGVILGTFFRSITGFLELVINPEEFLAVQSSMFANFNASNEKLVAVCGVVLLVLIIITIRVLPYLDVLLLGKAQAMNLGVNYTRVTRLLMIMVALLTAIATALVGPITFLGLLTINVAHEIMKTYEHKFLLPATIMLSWISLFSAEWIVEHLFEATTEVSILINLVGGTYFIYLLISRRNVQ
- a CDS encoding ABC transporter permease, translating into MRGPVLFFIFIVLSILSLFIGVSQLGLSDIFHLSAEQRNILFSSRIPRTVSIIISGSSLALAGLIMQQMMQNKFVSPTTAGTMEWAKLGILIALVFFPHAHILIKLLFAMLLSIAGTFFFMKLIQIIRFKDVIFVPLLGIMIGGIISSLTTFIALRTNAVQSIGNWLNGNFAIITSGRYEILYLSIPLLIVTYTFANYFTIAGMGKDFSHNLGVNYERIMMFGLTITATMTALVVVTVGALPFLGLIVPNIVSIYRGDHLKHALPHTVLLGAIFVLFSDILGRLIVYPYEINIGLTLGVFGTFIFLAMLLKGSRNYES